A part of Deltaproteobacteria bacterium genomic DNA contains:
- a CDS encoding TIGR02266 family protein, protein MGYQRLATFMRDYTANFSRGGMFIKSIHPLATGTRCIFKIGLPGFDEPLELLGEVTWRNTMHVYQNPKVLETGMGIRFIFSSESEREELARFVDEMIRPKLKASA, encoded by the coding sequence GTGGGTTACCAACGATTGGCAACCTTTATGCGAGACTACACGGCAAATTTCTCCAGGGGCGGCATGTTTATCAAGTCGATCCATCCCTTAGCCACCGGGACCCGTTGTATCTTCAAAATAGGCTTGCCTGGTTTTGACGAGCCTTTGGAGCTTCTGGGTGAAGTTACCTGGAGAAATACCATGCACGTATACCAGAACCCGAAAGTATTGGAGACCGGGATGGGCATACGTTTTATTTTTAGCTCTGAGTCGGAAAGAGAAGAGCTGGCCCGGTTTGTAGATGAGATGATTCGACCCAAGCTTAAAGCGTCTGCTTAA